The nucleotide sequence TCGCCAAGGTTTCCTGTTGTTGCTCGGTCTATGCGTCGAGCGATTGCCATCTTTGCCCGTAAATCACGGACAGAGGAATGCCATGTCGCGAAATGGGTGGTTTGTTGAATGAGATAATTCATCAAACGACTGTATCCATTTGGGCATTTGCACACAGTCAGTCGGTTCTGTGGTCGGGCGGTGTTTTTCTTTTTATTTTCGTAGGGCTATCCGTTGCCCGCCGCACAAATGCTGCAATGGATTACGTGATCTGGTTAACCCTCTGACACCTGTAGGAGCGAGCATGCTCGCTCCTACAGGGGATCTGCGCCATCCGCCGATCTCATGAACACCACGGTACCTGTAGGAGCGAGCTTGCTCGCGATGGAGGTAAACGATGACGAGGGCTGTTTGGCTGCCTGCGGCGTCTCGGTCACCATCACGTCACTGGAGGCAATATCAGAAAACTGCCAGTCACCGCCCATCCCCGTTATCCTGTGCCCACACTTTCCAAAGGTCATCCCCATGCTTGAGGTCCAGGGTGTCTTCAAAAGCTATGCCACAGCGCAAGGTCCATTGCCGGTGTTGCAGGGGATCGACCTGAGGCTAAAACCCGGCAGCAGTTTGGCGCTGATGGGGGAATCGGGCAGTGGCAAGAGCACCTTGCTGCACCTGATCGCCGGGCTGGACAAGGTCGACCGCGGCAGCATTCGCAGTGGCGAGCATCGGCTCGAGCAGATGAGCGAAGGGCAGCTCGCCGATTGGCGGCGCACGGAAATCGGCCTGGTGTTCCAGCAGTTCAACCTCATCGGCAGTTTGCGCGTGGAGGATAACCTGGCCTTCCAGGCGCGATTGGCGGGGCGCTTCGATGAGCGCTGGCAGGCGCATCTGGTCAGGCGATTGGGCCTGGGGGATGTGCTGCGCCGCTACCCGGAGCAATTGTCCGGT is from Pseudomonas sp. MYb118 and encodes:
- a CDS encoding ABC transporter ATP-binding protein — translated: MLEVQGVFKSYATAQGPLPVLQGIDLRLKPGSSLALMGESGSGKSTLLHLIAGLDKVDRGSIRSGEHRLEQMSEGQLADWRRTEIGLVFQQFNLIGSLRVEDNLAFQARLAGRFDERWQAHLVRRLGLGDVLRRYPEQLSGGQQQRVALGRALAAQPKLLLADEPTGSLDEATSDEVLKLLLELLEDSPTTLLMVTHSPSVAARLGEKVVLHRGRLVGADDR